The Acidobacteriota bacterium genome contains a region encoding:
- a CDS encoding XdhC family protein, translating into MGLLTLNEVYNEVAKANATAKKLAVAAIVTTSGSTPQRTGAKLLVYEDGRMLGTVGGGCVEADVWAEAREALQENAARLCQFTLRDNPDVPPDEEGMVCGGDMEVFIEVWPQPFQPFLTAEQIAELLNEARQAGHSLALVSLLVQGATGARQTPHLVIDEQGKLLGGTLGDADLNELAARQAVALLADERAEIIVKQLEELPSLELDLNAIRQRNGEVRLLFELARPPLELLICGGGHVGQAIAKVGRLLDFNVTVIDDRAEFAARDKFPDPAVQLRAQDFVEALRSIHITPATHIVIVTRGHRHDEICLEEVIEKPARYIGMIGSRRRTTTIRERLKRAGVAPELLRCVHAPIGLDIGALTPEEIALAILAEIVLVRRGGSGRPKSYEGPMAHAR; encoded by the coding sequence ATGGGATTGCTCACGCTCAATGAAGTTTATAACGAAGTCGCCAAGGCAAATGCCACGGCCAAGAAACTGGCCGTCGCCGCGATTGTGACCACCTCTGGCTCGACCCCGCAACGCACAGGCGCGAAGCTGCTGGTCTATGAAGACGGGCGTATGCTCGGCACCGTCGGCGGCGGTTGTGTCGAAGCCGATGTCTGGGCCGAAGCGCGCGAGGCCTTGCAGGAAAACGCCGCCCGGCTCTGCCAATTCACGCTGCGCGACAACCCCGACGTGCCGCCCGACGAAGAAGGCATGGTTTGCGGCGGCGATATGGAAGTCTTCATCGAAGTCTGGCCGCAACCGTTTCAACCATTCCTGACCGCTGAACAGATTGCCGAATTGTTGAATGAAGCGCGCCAGGCCGGGCATTCACTGGCGTTGGTGTCATTGCTTGTCCAGGGCGCAACAGGCGCGCGCCAGACGCCGCATCTGGTCATTGATGAGCAAGGCAAACTGTTGGGCGGAACGCTGGGCGATGCCGATCTCAACGAACTGGCCGCGCGCCAGGCCGTCGCCTTGCTCGCTGATGAACGTGCTGAGATTATCGTCAAACAATTGGAAGAGTTACCTTCACTCGAACTCGACCTCAACGCCATCCGCCAGCGCAACGGTGAGGTTCGCCTGCTGTTCGAACTGGCGCGGCCCCCGCTGGAGTTGCTGATTTGTGGCGGCGGCCACGTCGGCCAAGCGATTGCCAAGGTGGGACGGCTGCTTGATTTCAATGTCACGGTGATTGACGACCGCGCTGAGTTTGCCGCGCGCGACAAATTCCCCGACCCTGCCGTGCAATTGCGCGCGCAGGATTTTGTCGAAGCCCTGCGTTCCATTCACATCACGCCCGCCACGCATATCGTGATCGTCACGCGCGGCCATCGCCACGACGAAATCTGTTTGGAAGAAGTCATTGAGAAACCGGCCCGCTACATCGGCATGATCGGCAGCCGCCGCCGCACCACGACCATTCGCGAACGGCTCAAACGCGCCGGTGTCGCGCCCGAATTGTTGCGCTGCGTGCACGCGCCCATCGGCCTGGACATCGGCGCGCTGACACCCGAAGAGATCGCGCTGGCGATCCTGGCTGAGATTGTTTTGGTGCGGCGCGGTGGCTCGGGCAGACCGAAAAGCTACGAAGGCCCAATGGCGCACGCGCGCTAA
- a CDS encoding metallophosphoesterase, which yields MSPQLLNPARRRFLKLSAASAATLGAGCLGYGFAVNEHVELSRVEVKLAHLPAAFAGLTIAHLSDLHLGLYTSAAYLRRCVALANAQQPDLVALTGDYTYLQRKYIEPVADVLSELRPRIGTYAVLGNHDYYQGAGQLARAFRRVRLNLLLDARERLEWRGDRLSLFGVDDLYYGDTNEARLLREVPPDEPRLLLAHNPDFIGRFIEKNLHVDLMMCGHTHGGQIRLPLVGAPHIDSRYGQRYARGLNRNRQIQIYTTRGIGMVGLPVRLACPPEVVLYTLRQA from the coding sequence TTGTCGCCCCAACTGCTCAACCCCGCCCGTCGCCGCTTTCTCAAACTCTCCGCCGCTTCGGCAGCTACGCTGGGCGCGGGTTGTTTAGGCTATGGCTTCGCCGTGAACGAGCACGTCGAATTGTCGCGCGTCGAGGTTAAACTCGCGCATCTGCCCGCCGCCTTTGCTGGCCTCACCATCGCCCATCTCAGCGATTTGCATCTGGGGCTTTATACCAGCGCCGCTTACCTGCGCCGCTGTGTCGCACTCGCCAACGCGCAACAGCCCGATCTGGTCGCACTGACCGGCGATTACACTTACCTGCAACGCAAGTACATCGAACCCGTCGCTGACGTGCTCAGCGAATTGCGTCCGCGCATCGGCACATACGCCGTCCTGGGCAATCACGATTACTACCAGGGGGCCGGGCAACTGGCGCGTGCGTTCCGGCGCGTGCGGCTCAATCTGTTGCTGGATGCACGCGAGCGGCTGGAATGGCGCGGCGACCGGCTCTCGCTTTTTGGCGTGGATGATCTTTATTATGGCGACACCAACGAAGCGCGCCTGTTGCGCGAGGTGCCGCCCGATGAACCGCGTTTGCTGTTGGCGCACAACCCCGATTTCATCGGGCGTTTTATTGAAAAAAACCTGCACGTAGACCTGATGATGTGCGGCCACACGCACGGCGGCCAGATTCGTTTGCCGCTCGTGGGCGCGCCGCACATTGATTCGCGCTATGGTCAACGTTACGCGCGCGGCTTGAATCGCAACCGGCAGATTCAGATTTACACCACACGCGGCATCGGCATGGTCGGTTTGCCAGTGCGCTTGGCCTGTCCGCCCGAAGTCGTGCTTTACACGCTCCGGCAAGCTTGA
- a CDS encoding MBOAT family protein yields MLFTQGNYFVFLLLVFFAYWLVAARVEWRKLFLLAASYFFYAQAGWQAMALLLAVSTLDYTTTRWLQRSAAPRRRKLLLALSLSADLGVLCVFKYANFFLASAAQGATLLGWHVNAPHLNLLVPLGLSFFIFQSVAFVVDVYRRDVEAAESYVEHLTFIAFFPTLIAGPILRAKQMLPQLRGRLTLDAETGGQALFLIALGLIKKIAIADYLSANLVERVFDFPERFSSLEVLAAVYGYTLQIYCDFSGYTDVALGSALLLGFTLPQNFNAPYRAMDLPDFWRRWHISLSTWLRDYVFFAIAGTRARRVAVLYAATLVTMLLGGLWHGAQWTFVIWGLLHGLGLIVVRWWQSTHSQFKTAYWLSGRHTAWARGLSVFVTFHFVCLTWIFFRAETLAQAGGVLRQLGRLSADATNLNWPVVLLIALGFAAHWLPERVWEMTRAGFTRLPAPAQALLLFGLSAGLYFVASSDVVPFIYTRF; encoded by the coding sequence ATGCTGTTCACCCAAGGCAATTACTTCGTTTTTCTGCTGCTGGTCTTCTTCGCGTATTGGCTGGTCGCCGCGCGCGTCGAATGGCGCAAGCTGTTCCTGCTGGCGGCCAGCTATTTTTTCTACGCGCAGGCGGGCTGGCAGGCGATGGCCCTGCTGCTGGCTGTCTCGACGCTGGATTACACCACCACGCGCTGGCTGCAACGCAGTGCCGCGCCACGCCGCCGCAAGCTATTGCTGGCGCTTTCGCTCAGCGCCGACCTCGGCGTGTTGTGCGTGTTTAAGTACGCCAACTTCTTTCTGGCTTCAGCGGCGCAAGGCGCGACGCTGTTGGGCTGGCACGTCAACGCGCCGCATCTGAATTTGCTCGTGCCGCTGGGCCTCTCGTTTTTCATCTTTCAATCGGTGGCCTTCGTCGTTGACGTTTACCGCCGCGATGTCGAAGCGGCGGAAAGTTACGTCGAGCATCTGACGTTCATCGCCTTCTTTCCCACGCTGATTGCCGGGCCGATTTTGCGCGCGAAACAGATGCTGCCGCAGTTGCGCGGACGCTTGACGCTGGATGCCGAGACGGGCGGGCAGGCGCTCTTTCTGATCGCGTTGGGCCTGATCAAAAAGATCGCCATCGCCGATTACCTGAGCGCCAATCTGGTCGAGCGCGTCTTCGACTTTCCCGAACGTTTCTCGTCGCTCGAAGTGTTGGCGGCGGTATATGGCTACACGCTGCAAATCTATTGCGACTTTTCGGGCTATACCGATGTGGCGCTTGGTTCGGCGCTGCTGCTCGGCTTCACGCTGCCGCAGAATTTCAACGCGCCCTATCGCGCAATGGATTTGCCCGATTTCTGGCGGCGCTGGCACATCTCGCTTTCGACTTGGCTGCGCGATTACGTTTTCTTTGCGATTGCCGGTACGCGGGCGCGGCGCGTAGCAGTGCTCTATGCCGCAACGCTGGTGACGATGTTGCTGGGCGGCTTGTGGCACGGCGCGCAATGGACGTTCGTCATCTGGGGCTTGCTGCACGGCCTGGGGCTGATCGTCGTGCGCTGGTGGCAGAGCACGCACAGCCAGTTCAAGACGGCTTATTGGCTGAGCGGGCGGCACACCGCGTGGGCGCGGGGTTTGAGCGTCTTCGTCACGTTTCACTTCGTCTGCCTGACCTGGATTTTCTTTCGCGCCGAAACGCTGGCGCAGGCGGGTGGCGTGTTGCGGCAGTTGGGCCGGTTGAGCGCGGACGCGACCAACTTGAACTGGCCGGTCGTGCTGTTGATCGCGCTCGGATTTGCTGCGCACTGGCTGCCGGAGCGTGTGTGGGAAATGACGCGCGCGGGCTTCACGCGGCTGCCCGCGCCTGCGCAGGCGTTGTTGCTGTTCGGGCTGAGCGCGGGGTTGTATTTCGTGGCGAGCAGCGATGTGGTGCCGTTCATTTACACGAGGTTTTGA